The following DNA comes from Hordeum vulgare subsp. vulgare chromosome 3H, MorexV3_pseudomolecules_assembly, whole genome shotgun sequence.
cctctccaaacccacgtttatcaaaaaaatcataagattgaacactctccaaatatgtgggattctttttacctaaagttgacactcttccaaacccactttcgatatcatattcatcaagagtattaaataaattatcaagatcataagaagcattatcacccaaatcatgatcattgcaataagtagtggtcatggcaaactcatcaaatatagcatccccaagcttgtgggtttgtatATCATTAccacaattgatattaatagaatttataacaatatcatttcaatcatgcttttcatttaaggaaacatcgtgaatcacttcatcacaattttcagattcatgaatctcaagcaaaacttcatggagataatcaagtacactcaactcactagcaattggttcatcgtaattggatctcttgaaaagattagcaagtggatgaggatccacatCAATAGATTtttgcaagcaaagatgcaagaaaatataaggcacatggtaacacaagtagacaaaaaagagatccggcgagaaaaaaagcgaataaaaaggcaaattggtgaagtgggggagaggaaaacgagaggcaaataatgtaaatgcaagaggtgagcttgtgatgggtactttgtagtcttgatcttgctatgtatcctccctgtcaacggtgccagaaatccttctcgctacttcttgagcttgcgttggttttcccttgaagaggaaagggtgatgcagcaaagtagataagtatttccctcagtttgttgagaaccaaggtatcaatccagtaggaggaacaagcaaggccccaacctTAGCacttacacaaacaatcaaacacttgcacccaacgccaaaaaggggttgtcaatcccttcacggttatttgcaaggatgagatctaatagagatagatataaaagattgctagaactaaaagtaaacaaaagtaaataaatggcagcaatatattgttggtatttttggtttatagatctgaaagtataatacggaaaatagacccgggggccataggtttcactagaggattctcgcatgaaggaaaataatacggtgggtgaacaaattataatCAAGCAATTGATACAAAAGTGAATaagtatgaagatatccaaggcaatgattatgcataggcatcacgtccgtgtcaagtagacaaaacaattctgcatctactattattactcctcacatcgaccgactcctgcctgcatctaaagtattaaatccatgaagaatagagtaatgcattaggtaagatgacatgatgtagagggataaactcaagcaatatgatgaaaaccccatctttttatccttgatggaaacaatgcaatacgtgcctcgctacccctactttgtcactaggtgaggacaccgcaagattgaacccaaaactaagcacttctgacATTTCAAGAATTAccattctagttggccaaaccaaatcaataactcaaagagacttgctaagatatgaaatcatgcatataagaattcagagaagattcaaataatattcatggataatctgaacataaacccacaattcatcggatcttgacaaacacaccgtaaaagagtattacatcggatatatctccatgaacatcatggagaacatagtattgaagaacaaagagagagaagaaaccatctagctactagctatggaaccgtaggtttgtagtgaactactcacgcatcatcggaggggcaatggagttgatgtagatgccctccatgatcgattccctctccggcagattatcggaaaaggctcccagattggatctcatgggaacagaggctcctggtggcggaaaagtattttttggtctctttttggtattgggggaatattttggaatttataggacgaagattagggttaggaggcgtgCAGGTGGCCCACAAGCGAGGGAGcgccccctagggtgcgccctgtaggcttgtcgtctcccggcaggtttcctgcccccttctccaagtctgggaggtttcttctggtccaagaaaaatcattccgaatattttgttccatttggactccgtttaatattccttatctgcaatactcaaaaacagtggataaaacagaaactggcactaggctctaggttaataggttagtctcaaaaataatactccctccgtcccaaaataactgtctcaagcttagtacaactttgtactagagctagtacaaagttgagacacttattttgggacagagggagtataaaatagcatattaatgcatataaaacatccaaaacagataatataatagcatgaaacaatcaaaaattatagatacgttggagacgtatcaaggcagcAACAAGCTtggtgtgggggggggggctcggaggGTGCCCCCTAGGATTGTGGGTTCCTCGGCCACCCTTGGTACTCCTTCGGCATTCCGTGGGCCTCTTTTGGTCGACACAAAACCGTCAAGAAATTTCAGCCAGATCCAAgagcttttattttctgcacaaaaatagcaccacgataattctgctgaaaatagcgtaagtccgggttagttccatttaagcCATATAAAATTGCACTAAAACCATATAAAACTTGGGtagatatggcatgaatacttcataaattattgatacattggagacatatcaacatccccaagctcaattcctactcgccctcgagtaggtaaatggtaaaaagaAGTAATTTATCAAGTGTAAATGCTAGCATAgagtataagtttgatcaatgataatttcaatcacttttcctagcatcataaacATCAATTTTTCTCATAAAGCTCATCATAAtgaagtagcaatcaattcacatgttatggttGATAAAAtggattctcttgaaacttaacaacctatgttcttagtcaccaaacaattatGATTCAACttatttttagaaaaaatctAAGTATGAGTTTCACATATCGAGTTATCATATAAAATTTTATGATTGCTGGTACTCaaaacatatttttagaacaaacaacatccatcaaacacagatAAAGACATGGGCTTAAACTtaatgtttcacctcccaacgtacttatcataaagataactctcaacaataataattcatgatcaaatatatttgactagatATATATGTCTAAATAtttcccaccacatgatgcttgccaactaaagatTGAGGTTGAAGaaattgactcaacatgaaaagtaaacaGCGTAAAAGTAAATGGAATGACCCTTGAtagagggaagcatggatttgcagaggtgcgagagttcattgcttaaaacagagatgaatacattttgggtggtgtgcctttcctgtcaACGTCACGACAAatgatttcaatatcttccatgctaaacacgtTAATGGTAGTTCCCAAACATATTTGatttttttactccccctccaccattcaaacactttccatggctagccgtatccacgggtgctgtcgtggttttgtcacggcagatgtcctcgtgaaaggacttagtactggagccatcgcaccttggtggcgactcaaaggggttaagcgggagagacacggcgatttacccaggttcggcccctcgcgtggaggtaatagcctacgtcctgcttggcgtgtattgatgtggattcgattacaagaaaggcgtaactcgccttacctagcactcgatgatttctaacctacctctccccctccagactcgcctttatatataggtcgaagcctcagggtttacaagagtcccttcctctttacaaatcgtgaccaccgcggtctctaaatcgccgtcttgcaaaacccagagtccttccataaatcataaccatcctgcgactttgaaccgcccaggctgaggcccaactagccctaaaggatgaatcgccttaacagtaacccggcccatattcggcgggtcacttaacaggcaatatccccaacaggtgccctccaaacaatcaactttctagggggggagttcttgtttatttattttagtaTTAAGCAGGACTGGACATCCTTTTACCAGGCTCTCTCGTGcattgacaagtgaataaacactcgtcGTGAGTTAAacacacttagcatggaagatactgaccgcacgatccctccatgagcggtacgggcacacaaaacaaatgtttagttgaaggttttagagatggcacatgcaaatttacttggaatgacagtGAAATAGCatatatatatgattttggtGGACTcctatggaagaaacttggctctaggattttggatgcataagtactatctctacttagtacagaAATTTTGGATAGAAAAGGTTATAAACAAGCACCACGTTGACAGAGCATCCAAAACAATATatcttctatacaaatataccagaacataactcattacgttgtcttcgttgtccaaCTTCAGCTAATTTACTCAAGGTTGAAAATAGTTAattggtattcacaatcataaaagatatcCACGAtaatatatttttatgtgaaagttctcttccttatactaatcattcatgaattgtttGTATGACCAATgatgtgattgtcaaacttcaatagattttactttctaaactcaatgtgaaactactactggGCATAAGGCACGTGGATAATTTCATATttgtgatattcaattcattcacaatttacccttaggacataagtgaagcacaacagtaaacatcaaactactctcaaaacatacaagtgaagatcaatgagtagtcaaaaaaTCAAAGATACAACTGAAGATGAATGGGTTCATGGATGTCGTGGAAGAATGTAGGATGGATGATTTGGGTTCTATTGGTCTTTCATACACTTGGGACAATAGACAACAAGGGATTGATAATATTAAAGTTAGACTTGATAGAGGTCTTGGTGATGATAAATTTCAGGAATGTTTCAAAAGTTCATCAGTGCAGCACATACATACCACAGAGTCGGACCATTATGCATTGACAATTTCAGTACAAAAATCAATGTGATTTGGTGGACATAAAAAGTGAAGACCTTTTTGGTTCAAAAGTGCCTGGACAATACACAAAAATTATGACAAAATGGTGACCCAAGCTTGGACTCCTCGTATAGGTAATCTAGCGTATGTACAGGACTCACTGCGTGTTGTGAAGGGAATTTTTCACAGATGGAGCAAAGATTAATTTGGTCAAGTACCAAAACAACTGAAAAAATTGAGGGAGAAACTAGGAATGTCTATGGCAGCTCTTTAGGGCAAGGACCATCTAGGAAAGATAGAAATTTAATGTGAAGAATCTCGAAACTAATAACAAGGAAGAAATGATGGCCCAACAAAGATCATAGGTAAATTGGAAGTTGAAAGGGGGTCACAATATAGATTATTTCCATGCTAGAGCTTGAGAGAGACACTGAACAAATCGTATAAAATCCATGAAAATGGATGATGATGGCATTGTTACAGCTCAATAGGAGATGGGAAAAGAGGCAATCAAGTTCTATAAGAACTTCTTTACTGTTGATGTTAATACTAGGCCGGAAAGGTTACAGATGCTATACCCAACAAGGTTACAAAGTTGATGGACAAGAGAGTTTGTGCGCATTGACATATGTGGAAATAGAGAACGCTTTGTTCATGTTGCACCCGAGTAAGTTGTCGGGTCCTGATGGGTTTATGGCAGGGTTCTATACTCGACATTGGGATTTATTGAAGGATTCCGTGTGTGCGGTAGTAAGATTGTTCTTTGATATGGGTAACATGCATGAGGCAATTAACCAAACGGTATTAGTAACGATTTCAAAAATAAAAGCACCACAAGATCTTACACAATACATGCCTATTTCCTTATGCAATGTACAGTACAAAATCATGTCAAAGGTTATGGCAATTAGACTGAAACCAATCCTTGATGAAATTATTTCTAAGGAACAAAGCGTAAGATCAAGGCTTATCTTGGATAATGTTCTAACAGCCTACAAATGCATTCATTGTTTGAAAAGGAAGAAGGGGaagtcaagatcctgcacaacaaAGCTTGATATGGATAATGCTTATGACAGGGTAGAATGGTCATATCTTCATGCAGTTCAGGTAAAACCAGCATTTGCAGAACAATGATTGACAAAGTTATGTCGTGTGTGGAATCGGTTTCATTCTCTGTTCGAGTGAATGGAGTTTTTAAAACTTGTCATGGCATTCAACAAGGCGATCCAATTGCACCTTATCTGTTTCTCTTATGTGCAGAAGGTTTAAAATGCTTGTTAAAATCTTATGGCCTTCGCGGAAAGGAATCAAAGTGGCTATCCACGCCCCATGGGTCTCACACTTACTTTTCGTTGACGACTGTTTGGTCTTTACCCAGGCTACAATGATGGAGGAGCAAgataaatgaaatccttgagctttATAGGGAAGGTTCGGGTAAAACCAGGGGCGGAGCCAGGCCAAAATCCGAGAGGGGGCGgaacatgatttttttttcagaaacatATGTACAAACTAATGTGGAGATCATGTAAAAAAACaatcacacaagcaaacataTAGCATGGGAGAAGAAAAATGGTATATTTTCTTGTAATATAATGTCATTGCAATAATAATTATGATAGGTTCAatgataaaataaaagcaaactaACCAAATAAgacagaataacttgagaagtatGAATATGTCATTCCATTTTGTTCCTTCCATTTCATCGCATGACGTTTTATTGCATGAAAGCGTTTAACTATCACCTCATTAGGAATAGTATCCAACATTTGTTTTCCACAAAACATATAAGGCTATGGCTGAAATAATCATCACCCATCTTGTTACCCAAAGCATTCTTCACAAGCAGTCGTGGATTTTGCCAAAAATCTCTCCATTAGCTTTCCTCACAATGTAAAATAATTGAATGTTAAATAAATTGAAGTACACGAAGGCATAATACTACTGAAGTCTAAATTTTATTCTACTTATTATCTACTCCCACGTCCTCAAACAGTCAAAGTTATTCATGCAAAATTGTTTGTGAAGTAAGATTCAATCAATCTATCATGGAATCAGAATGGGGTAATGATATGGAAATTAGGAAGAGAAAATCTGGGAACTCAACGTGTGAACCTAGGGCTTACCTATTTGAATTGTTtataactagcaaaagggcccgtgcgttgcaccgggtgtAAAAAAATATGCTTAGAAAGTTGGaaaaaactaccactaaaacaacATTGCAATTAGTCGTTTGGAATCACCCATGAACAAACTTATATAGTTAAAAATTGAATGTCACTTCTACTTAAATTTTGTGCATACATCAACGCGAATCCTGCTAGATTCATCGACATCTACTTGCTACATCATAACCAAGAACTGTTTCttaaaaaaaggaaataagaaTATCACATATGTTGGAGCATGATAATTATTCCCTTTGAGGGTTACTGCAGCGTGATAGTGGGATAACCTGGTGATAGATGGCATTGTTGCCAGAAGTAGAGCACATGCATAAATTATTGGAGTTAAAGTCCTAGGTTTCTTCTTCCTCAGCCACATCAAGGATCCTAATGCAGCAAGGGAGAGGGTCATCACCTGCAGAAGTACAAAAGTAAGTCTTCTGAAATCAGGATAACCAAAACAAGGAACCTGGCTTCATATTTTTCACACTATGTAGTAGCATTACAAGATTGGCATTTGCTTCAAGTCCTTGGAATATGTACTCCCAAGTAAATTCAAGCCCTCGTGCCCCAATCCAGAGAGGTGCCAGCCGGTGCAGAACTGAATCAGCAAAAGCCCAACCTGAAACCCCAAAAATGTCCAATAGAGCAATAGTAGTCAAGATAAGGTTAAACTGCAGCTGGAAATAGGCCAAAGTATTGTGTCACTTCCTAATTTATCCAGAGTAAGAAACTTAAGGAGATCCGATTCAATTTAAATAATATAACGAAGTAAGAGCATTCAATTTCTAGAGATATCACTAGTAAAAAAACACGTATCTATTCTTTCAATTATGTGAATGACAAAACCATGAGCACAAAATCAAACGTCAGTACAGCTAAAAAGGCTACCAGTAACTCATACAAAGATCAACATCAAAATGCATATGTGGCTTAAATTACTTGGTCCGAAGCAGCGGGAGCATGGCTAACCAAAGTCCTTGAGCTGTTGTGATGAAGATGGCTTACGTGCAGGGCCTGACAACAGAATCGCACGGTTGGCCGGAGCAAGGTTCCTGGTGTATTTGGAGATCTCTGCTTGCTTCAGGTGAACGTACGCATCACTCGTCAGCACAACGCGTGTTTGCTCACTGCAGAGGGGGAAAAGGAGTCGCATAGATCTCCACTCGCACTATATTGCTGGTCTTGGTTAGCAATGGCGAAGCGTCTGGCCGTcgtgctcctgctgctgctggtggtgctCCTCACGACCTACGACGAGAGGGAGCTGAAAGGGAAGGGCGGCGGCGCTGGTGGCGCCGTCGACGAAGCCAAGGATCTGGTGCCCAGGCTGCCGCCTCTGGTGCCCAACCTGCCACCCGATCTGCAGCGCCGCACCTTGAAGTTCGCCGACGGCCACGGGCTCCGATAGCTCCAGCCATGTCGGACTGGATCTCGCTATTCCTGGCGCCCCTTGCCCATGCCTTCACTGGACCTCGCCGGAAGCCGCCGCCTCGCCGGGGATCGAGGCGTCGTTGCAGTTGCGgtggtggctcccctcttcttctctctctgtcTCGATCTGGATACGAAGGGGGCAGGAGGTCTGCGGGGTGGGGAAGACGGAGGTAATGGGACAGTGGTTGTTTTGAAAAAATGAAACAATTTTTTCCACTTAATGGAGGATTGCGGGTTGATTTCAATAAAGCACAGGGGGTTTTATGCAAAATTACCACGCCGGACGGCAGAAGCGCtctgcgctttattattaggggagaagtAGTCAAAGTGATAAGCAGCTCTTGAAGCTTGCCAATATTTACAAGTCCCGAATCTTTCGTTCCACATTCATTATCTGGATCATGAGAAGAATATCAATAGCCCTCAACGGTGATGTTAGACCCTCTTTCCAATATGTAAAACATCATGAGTTACACCGAATATAGATCATGGATGAAGTCCTAATCCAAAAGGGCTTGCTTAAAACGGCATGAGAAGGAAAATTAACATCTCATCCTGATTTATGCTTACCTACAGCAATAACTCTCCAGTTATGGCTCTGAAGTTCAGAAAATAGATCTTCATCAACTCTGGAAGTAGCATAAAAACAACAACTTGATCTGCTCCACTCTAACATCGACTCATTTAGTAAGTTATTCCCAGTGGGAGCAGGTAGTGATATATATCCAAAGAAGTACAAATTTGCTGTCATTTCAAGAAAGCCCGACTGATAAAAGCAACAGAGAAGCCCCATGTAAGCGTATACTACCTTACGAATTATGTAATAAATTCATAGAAATAATGCCTTCTAGAAGAACAGGAATATAATGTCGCAAGCCTGCGATAACGGGCATTTTGTTTCATAGGGGACCGTAAAAATATTAGCAGAGTAAATGGGGTGTTATGAAAGGTTTGGCCAGAAATATTCAGGTTTTAACCGCATTACGGAAGTTAGCAAAAGAAAACTTTATCAGATATCAAGAGTGACCAGTGCAATTGGAGCATCAGGAAATAAATCTAGCTGGATGTATTGGTTTATCTGAAGTGACCATGCGCCCTACCCTAGCACGATCTGTGAATCTTGCAAACACTTGAAATTTGAAATTTGGTTTATTTTAAAATGGAAGGAGTAACAAACAGTACTACAAGTTTAACAAAGACGAATCAAACACAGTGCTagaaaaaaaatgttcaaaaatagGTTAACAGATACCACAATAGTTGGCATTTCCTCCGGATGGCAAATTGCCTGAAATAAAAGGAGCAAGAAAATGAAATCAGTTGACTACAAGGTACTAATTCGCCTCATATGGGACGAGGTGAAGAGCCGGGCTCATACCACGCCCATATTGGAGTGGCGCAGCCGCCGCAGCAGCGCCTCCGCCCCGGAACGCAGCATGGGCACCGGCACTGTCGATCTTGACGCGGAGAAGAGGGAAGAAGAGCGTGGCGGCTGGGGCTCGCGAGATCCTAGACTGGCGGCTGGGGGCGCCGGATCTCGGGTGCGCGTGGGTCGCCGAGGTCGGCGCGAGTGGCTGGGTGGGTGGTCGCTGGTGGCGCCCGATGATGGTAGAGAGGGCGGTGGTTGGTGGGGGTCGAAGGTGGGGGCACGGGGGCGTTGTTTAGACACTCGGCGATGCGCAGTGAGGCGGGGAGGGCGGGGcatggcaggaggtggccggcggcgcgcGGTGCGTGGCTGGAGGTGGGCGGAGGCAGCGGTGGAGTACCGCAAGGCAGCGAGTTTTTTTTTCTCGTACTAATTCGATTTGGACTGTGGGTTGAATATAGAAAAATACAGGGGCCTTTTTGCAAAATTATCACAGCGGAGGACAGAACCActacgtgctttattattaggggaaaaTGGCAGCGTACGTCTTTTTCTCCTTAGGGGCCGCGACATGGCCGGCATGCACGGTGCAGATCGTCGGAGGGGCGGTCTGCAGTGGCGGAGCCAAGGCCCGGCTAGCCTGGGCAGTTGCCCGGGCTCCACTAGACAATCCTTTATTAATTTTACTACGGATTATGTGTCTCACCGTGAGTTTTTGTGGGTTATTTTAGCTAAATCTTACAGCTCTCATACCTTGTCCAAGCTGCACAAATGGTCTGGCTCCGCCAGTGGCGGTCTGTACACGCAGCTTAGAGCCGTAGGCATCACGTCGGAGGCTTCGGCTCGTGACGGCAGCAGGTCGCGCGAACAGAAGATTAGCCAAGAGGTAGGGTACGTTTCATTTGCACAAGCTCATATGGATGTGTCTTGTAGTCTAGATGGGTTGTTGCGTGCGGGTTGAGAATCTCACACAATGACACATGGGCTTTATCTATCCAAAAAATAAAGAAGTGGGCGCAAATAACTCAGGCTGAGTGGGGGCAGCACTTTGTATCACATATCGGGTATAATTGGGCTGAAAAATCAAGTGGGGGCATTCGCCCCCACAGCTATGTACGTAAATCTGCCCCTGGGTAAAACGGTTAACAAGTCCAAGTCAACAATACTTCCCAGTTCAAACTGCACTGATGAGATGAAAGCTGAAACTCACATTAACTCTGGTATTGAGGTACAAGTGTTGATCGAGAAATACCTCGGACTACCAACAACAATAGGTAGATCATGAGACGGACAGTTTGAACATGTGGTAGCACAAATCAAGAAACTAGTGAATGGCTAGGCACCTAAGTTAATGAGTAGTGCAGCTCGGGAAGTGTTGATAAAGTCCATATGTCACGCAATACACACCTACCCAATGGTTTGTTTCATGCTTTAAAAAAACATGTAAAACGATTACCAATATTGTTGCAAGTGCTGGAAATatgtccctagaggcaataataaattgattattatcatatttccttgttcatgataatcgtttattatccatgctagaattgtattgactgaaaacttaaatacatgtgtggatatataaacaacactATGTCCTTAGTGAGCCTCTGCTAGACTAGcccgttgatcgaagatggttaaggtttactaaccatagacatgagttatcatttgataacaggatcacatcattaggagaactagGTGATGCCCCGCGCGCTGCTGCGGATTTTTGAGTGTGGATTTTCGGAGTAACATCGGCTTC
Coding sequences within:
- the LOC123440526 gene encoding uncharacterized protein LOC123440526, which codes for MGLLCCFYQSGFLEMTANLYFFGYISLPAPTGNNLLNESMLEWSRSSCCFYATSRVDEDLFSELQSHNWRVIAVGWAFADSVLHRLAPLWIGARGLEFTWEYIFQGLEANANLVMTLSLAALGSLMWLRKKKPRTLTPIIYACALLLATMPSITRLSHYHAAVTLKGNNYHAPTYVIFLFPFFKKQFLVMM